A stretch of DNA from Lentimicrobiaceae bacterium:
TGGTGGCAGTTTGGTACTGTGCTTATTTTGTTGATAAACGCAGCATCTGTATTTTCGATGGCAAATAACAAAAGCCGTGTAACGGCGTCCCATTTGTAACTGCAAAACAATAAACTTAAGTTAGGTGCGTAGCACCGAACCATTAAACCCAGTGTGTGAAAATATTTAAACTCGGAATTCTTCCGAAATTTCGGAACGTAAATCCCATGCACCCTGCAACCCATCAATGGCTAATGGCTAAAAGCCAAGAGCCAAGAGCCAAGAGCCAAGAGCCAAGAGCTAACGACTATCTTACAGTGAGGGTTCGGTGCTACGCACCTTGAACGTATGTGCAATTTATTCTATAAATGGTTCGGTGCTACGCACCTTTTTGGACAACACCTTTTATGGGAAAGATTGTGGCAGTTTGATACTGTGCTTATTTTGCTGATATACGCAGCATCTGTATTTTCGATGGCAATTAACAAAAGCCGTGTAACGGCGTCCCATTTGTAACTACAAAACAATAAACTTAAGTTAGGTGCGTAGCACCGAACCATTAAATCCAGTGTGCGAAAATATTTAAACTCGGAATTCTCTCGAAATTTCGGAACTTAAATCCTATGCACCCCGCAACCCATCAATGGCTAACGGCTAAAAGCCAACAGCCAACAGCCAAGAGCTAACAGCTAACAATAAACAAGTCCGATGCTATTTGGTCGGCGAAAATGCGTTGCGTTTTTGTTAAGGTCAGGTGATTATCTATCTCTGAAAAACATTCGGTTTTGTGTTGTTTTTCAATTTGAGTTATTAAGTAGTTGTAATATTTCGAGCCGAATTTATTGCTAATCAGTTGTAAGTCAATTCCTATTGAAGTCCGAAGTGAGGTCATGATGTATTCGTTGAAATTATCGTTTAACGACAAATTTTCGCATTGAGCCGGAATTTTATTTTCGTTTATGCTCCTTATATATTCGGAAATATTACTTGTATTCCAACATCTGCGATTGTTGTTGAAGGAATGAGCTGAAGGTCCAATTCCCAAATACGGCGTATATTGCCAATAAGCGGAGTTATGTTTCGACTCAAAATTATCCACAGCATAGTTAGATATTTCGTAGTGATTGTACCCTTTTCCTGTCAAAAAATCTTCAATCAAAAAGTATTGCTCTGTACTTGTGTCTTCGTTGGGAGATGCTTTTTTGTTATTTTCGATTTGCCATTTCAGTTGGGTTTTATCTTCAACAGAAAGCGAATAAGCCGAAATATGAGGAATTTTATTATCGCACATAAAAGCCAAATCGCTGATAAGCATGTTGTTATCAAGTGTTGGAATGCCGTAGATAAGGTCGATGCTCATGTTGTGGAAGCCGTGTTCCAAAGCACTTAGTATGCTATTGATAGCTTTTTCGCCGCTGTGGTTTCTGCCCAAATAATTTAAAGTCGCATCGTTTGTCGATTGTATTCCAATGCTCAGGCGGTTTATTCCAACGCTTTTCCACATCAGTAAGTTCTCTTTGCAAATATCTTCCGGATTGGATTCCAAAGTAATTTCTTCAACATTACTAATATCGAAATTTTTACTAACGGCGTTGAAAATGCTTTCAATTTGTGATTTATTAAGCATTGATGGAGTTCCACCGCCAAAATATATAGTTTTTATCGGGTTTTTATCGAAGAAATTTTTTTGCAGATGGATTTCTTTTACAATCGCATCAACGCATTCTTGCATTTTGCTTTTGGTGGCTAAGGAAAAGAAATTGCAATAACTGCACTTG
This window harbors:
- the hemW gene encoding radical SAM family heme chaperone HemW, which gives rise to MCGIYVHIPFCRSKCSYCNFFSLATKSKMQECVDAIVKEIHLQKNFFDKNPIKTIYFGGGTPSMLNKSQIESIFNAVSKNFDISNVEEITLESNPEDICKENLLMWKSVGINRLSIGIQSTNDATLNYLGRNHSGEKAINSILSALEHGFHNMSIDLIYGIPTLDNNMLISDLAFMCDNKIPHISAYSLSVEDKTQLKWQIENNKKASPNEDTSTEQYFLIEDFLTGKGYNHYEISNYAVDNFESKHNSAYWQYTPYLGIGPSAHSFNNNRRCWNTSNISEYIRSINENKIPAQCENLSLNDNFNEYIMTSLRTSIGIDLQLISNKFGSKYYNYLITQIEKQHKTECFSEIDNHLTLTKTQRIFADQIASDLFIVSC